One genomic region from Podarcis raffonei isolate rPodRaf1 chromosome 16, rPodRaf1.pri, whole genome shotgun sequence encodes:
- the LOC128403927 gene encoding apelin receptor-like, with product MERHQQPLDYPLAGDQYEYEEEPSGAWNDSFLELQCAWEEAETDWEVSFSLLPVLYMLVFVLGLSGNGLVIFTVWRGPPAKRRSADTYIGNLALADLAFVVTLPLWAAYTALRFHWPFGSALCKLSSYLVLLNMFASAFCLGCLSFERYLAIVHALPRSVGRPASARPRTSTLLSLVAVWLLAGLLALPALLLRNTRTRLPPHQTDGNASAADADAAAAAMAAEAAVECDMDFSSVASSPREKEYWMAALSLSTTALGFVLPLLLMTLCYCCIGATVSRHFQQHVRKEEGRQRRRLLRIIVTLVAVFAACWFPFHLLKNLYVLYWVGVLHLPCSWLELIPRLHPYATCLAYINSCLNPFLYAFFDSRFRAQCLLLLGLRRALRAQAGSVSSTLSGQTQKSELPSLGTKV from the coding sequence ATGGAGCGCCACCAGCAGCCTCTCGACTACCCGCTGGCGGGGGACCAGTACGAGTATGAGGAGGAGCCGTCGGGGGCCTGGAACGACAGCTTCCTGGAGCTGCAGTGCGCCTGGGAAGAGGCCGAGACGGACTGGGAGGTCTCCTTCTCGCTGCTGCCCGTCCTCTACATGCTGGTCTTCGTCCTGGGCCTGTCGGGGAACGGCCTGGTGATCTTCACCGTGTGGCGCGGCCCGCCGGCGAAGCGGCGCTCGGCGGACACGTACATCGGCAACCTGGCGCTCGCCGACCTCGCTTTCGTGGTGACGCTGCCCCTCTGGGCCGCCTACACGGCGCTGCGCTTCCACTGGCCCTTCGGCTCGGCGCTGTGCAAGCTGAGCAGCTACCTGGTGCTGCTCAACATGTTCGCGTCCGCCTTCTGCCTGGGCTGCCTCAGCTTCGAGCGCTACCTGGCCATCGTGCACGCCCTGCCCCGCTCCGTCGGGCGGCCCGCCTCGGCGCGCCCGCGCACCTCCACGCTGCTCTCGCTGGTCGCCGTCTGGCTGCTGGCCGGGCTCTTAGCGCTGCCCGCGCTCTTGCTGCGCAACACGCGTACGCGCCTTCCACCCCACCAGACCGACGGCAACGCCTCTGCTGCTGATGCCGATGCCGCTGCTGCAGCTATGGCTGCTGAGGCCGCCGTCGAGTGCGACATGGATTTCAGCAGCGTGGCGTCCAGCCCGCGGGAAAAAGAATACTGGATGGCGGCGCTGAGCCTTTCCACGACGGCGCTGGGCTtcgtgctgccgctgctgctcatGACGCTCTGCTACTGCTGCATCGGCGCCACCGTCAGCCGCCACTTCCAGCAGCACGTGCGCAAGGAGGAGGGTCGCCAGCGCCGCCGCCTGCTGCGCATCATCGTCACCCTGGTGGCCGTCTTCGCCGCCTGCTGGTTCCCTTTCCACCTGCTCAAGAACCTCTACGTGCTCTACTGGGTGGGAGTGCTGCACCTGCCCTGCTCCTGGCTCGAACTCATCCCTCGCCTGCACCCCTACGCCACCTGCCTGGCTTACATCAACAGCTGCCTCAACCCTTTCCTCTACGCCTTCTTCGACAGCCGCTTCCGCGCCCAGTGTCTCCTCCTGCTCGGCCTGCGCCGGGCCCTGCGCGCCCAGGCCGGCTCCGTCTCCTCCACCCTCAGTGGGCAGACCCAGAAGTCTGAGCTGCCCTCCTTGGGCACCAAGGTGTGA